The sequence TGCCTAAAACTGTTCAGCAACTTCATCGACCTGATCATTTGGAAATACCGGTTTTCTTTGGCAGTCCCTTAAACGGCAAAATGGTCCGAGACATGCCATGGCCTAAAGAAGCACTGCTCATTGGAATCCGGCGTGGCGAACAAGAAGTGATTCCACATGGTGACACCTTGATTCATGAAGGTGATACGTTAGTACTGTTAACTGATACAACCCAACGACCCCAAGTTAAACAACGGATTGATGCATTATTAGCAACCTTAGAAAAAAAGCACCAAGACTAAGTTAATAGGTAAATTGGTTTATCATAATGGTAGGTATCAGATTAAGTGGGTCCGTTGGCAGACATAAACATATTGGAAAACTATATACAAATACGGTGAAGTACGAAAAACGCTGAAACAGAATTAGTTGAACCTATTTTGAAAAATACAAAGATAAATAATATGCCGAAAATGCCTTGCTACCCAATTTTTCATAGTCATGCTATAATGTAGACAGAAAAGGAAGCCTTGCGCTAACAAGACTTCCTACGCAAGCCGCTTCAAAGGCGGTGGCGAAGTTAATAAGACAGCATTAAGCTACCCTGTAACCTACCAAAGTTACGCAGGGCGGCTTTTTTATTGGTAGTGCTTGTTGATATAGCTGAGTAGCGCGATTAAAAACGTGCCAAACAGCAACATCAACGAGAGTGCCTGGAAGACGCTCATTGACTGTGAAACCTTCCTGAAGATTATTCCATGTTCCCATGGGCCTCACCTCACAAGGGAAAAGACAGCCACCGCCCTTAAACCTTCCTGCGTAATCTATTATACAGGTGAATTAAGTATTGACCAAGCACAATAAAAATAGATCATGGAGTTTCATGGGATCCTAAATTTGATCAAATTAAGAATCAGCAAAACATCTTTTGTAGATACCCTTTTTTGAGTTCCTGGAGTTTTTCAAGCTTACGCTGATGAAGAGCTATAGTATCGTCTAGCTGTTTGAAAAAGGCAAATTCTATAATTAATCCGAACAGAAATTAAAAAGCCCAAAGCAATCACTTACAATGGTAGTAGCTAATTCCAACCAATATAGGGAGCGATTACTTTGGGTACATCTACTTTATCACGTTTTCAACGTGGCGCACTAGCACAACTGGTCAATGAGGGAAATAAATCTTACCAAGTAATGGCTGACGCCTTAGGCGTCGCCAAAGCTACGATTAGCTATGAGTTGGACCGGGTTAAACCTTATGATCCAGAATTAGCTCAGCAAGATGCAGATCGCAAAAGGCGGAATTGCGGTCGTCGTTCGATGCTGACGGCAGCATTAGCGACTTTAATTACCAATCACTTACGATTAACCTGGTCACCAGAAACCATTGCGGCCGCTTATAACTTGAGCACTGCGTCAATTTATAATTGGCTTAATCGTGGCTGGCTCCCCTTCAAATTGACTGATCTACCCAATCGGAATGTCCGCCAGCACCGAGTGAGCGAAAATCGTGGGAAATTTACAAGTGGGACTTCCATCGAACAACGGCCAACAACTGTTAATCAACGGTTAGCTTTTGGTCATTGGGAAGTAGATACGGTGCTTTCTAGTCGAAGTGAGCCACGATCATGTCTGGTTACATTCGTAGAACGTAAGACCCGACTTCTATGGGCCATCAAAGCCCCTAATAGAACGGCTAAGGCTCTAAACACCGCCTTTGGCAAGTTTATGGGGGCCTTCGGTCCCCAAGTAAAATCCATTACTGTTGATCATGGTAAAGAGTTTGCCAATTATCAGGCCTTAGAACAGGATTATCAGATCAAAGTTTATTTTTGCCATCCATATTCACCATGGGAGCGAGGTTCCAATGAATATTTTAATAGACGGTTACGCTGGTTCTTCCCGAAAAAGACCAATTTTAGCCAAGTAACGACTGATGAGATCCTAGCAGCACTTGAACTAATTAATCAACGACCATTAAAAATACATCATCAACAGACTGCCATTGAAAGATTCCGGGCTTGTTCGGATTAAACTTGTAATTTGCCAACTGAAAAATTAATTTTACCTTGACCCAGTTACCTGGTGTGCATCAAATAAGTAGTGATTGAGCACCAAACGAAAAGATTTATTAGATTAATAAGTAAAGCAAACCCCTGAGTTGGAGTAAATCCAAACTCAGGGGTTTTACTGGTCTAACTGTTTTTCAGACCATTCTCTGTAAACTGCATCTGGCCACTAGGGTATACCCTAGTGGCCTTTCTTGTTTCTGTGCTATACTAGGAATTACAAGTGTTCATTAGAACTGTCCAAAAGGAGAGCTAAAAATGGCTAAAATCGGTTATGCTCGCGTGAGTTCCAAGGAGCAACATTTAGATCGACAGTTAGCGGCTTTAAAAGACGTTGATAAATTATTTACGGATAAATTAAGTGGGGCTAACATTAATCGGCCAGAACTGCAAAAGATGCTGGCCTATATTCGTGAGGGTGATATTGTCCTGGTCACTGAATTAGATCGCTTAGGCAGAAACAACCAGGATTTAACCCAGATCATGAACACCATTCAAAATAAGGGAGCAACCCTAGATGTGTTGAATTTGCCGTCCATGACAGGGATTGCTGACCCAAATTTACGTCAACTGATGACCAACTTGATTATTGAACTTTATAAGTATCAGGCCGAAAGTGAACGTAAGCGAATCATTGAGCGCCAGCAGCAAGGGATTGCCTTAGCTAAGCAGCAGGGTAAATATCATGGGCGTAAACCCCAATACACCCAAGACGATCCCCGCTTGCAACATGCTTTTAAACTTTATCAGGCAGGCATGAGTGATGTCGATGTTGCCCGTAATACAGGAATTAAACGGACAACCTTTATAAGGTATCGAAAGAAATTTAATGTTAAGGTAGATTGTAAATTATGAGCTTCTTTAAAGTGATTTCATTATGATGTATATGGCATAGTTGCTTTTCTTCGTGTTTAGGCTTACTATTTTGCAGTGCTATATTTCAATAATTAGCGTTGGAGGCAAGCAAATATGAATAAGCAACTAGAACGTGTTTCTTTTGCGGGGGCACTTGTTACTTTAGGAATTGTGTACGGTGATATTGGCACTTCACCATTGTATGTTATGAATGCATTGATTGGTGACGCCGGTAAAATGGGAAATATTTCTCCCAATTACGTGATTGGATCGATCTCGTTGATTTTTTGGACATTAATGATCATTACAACGTTGAAGTATGTTGTCATTGCAATGCAAGCCGATAATAAGCGTGAGGGCGGAATTTTTGCTTTATATGCATTGGTTCGAAAAAATTCAAAATGGTTAATTTGGCCAGCCTTGATTGGCGGGGCGGCCATTTTGGCCGATGGAACATTAACTCCTGCAGTAACTGTGACTTCAGCCATTGAGGGATTAAAAAAACAACACCTTGGCCCTGTGGTGTTTAGTAATTCTCAACATAACGTCTTGATTATCACAACAGTTGTTCTACTCGTATTATTTATGATTCAACATTTTGGAACAGGTATGATTGGGAAATCCTTTGGACCAGTGATGATTTTATGGTTTGGCTTTTTGGCTGTCTTTGGAATCGTTAATCTAATCAATTATCCAATGATATTGAAGGCTATTTCTCCTTATTATGCAATTAGGATACTATTCAGTCCAGTTAACAAAGTGGGAATCTTTATACTTGGAAGTATCTTTTTGGCAACCACAGGAGCAGAGGCTTTATATTCCGATATGGGTCACGTTGGCAAGCAGAATATTTATGTAACATGGCCACTAGTATATAGTACCCTATTTTTAAATTACTTAGGTCAAGGTGCTTGGATAATTAGACATGCAGGTGATACTGCTTACAGGAACTTATCGAACTTAAATCCTTTTTATGAAATGCTCCCCGGAACTTGGCGCCTAGTTGGCATTTTGCTAGCCACACTCGCTGCAATTATTGCCTCTCAAGCGTTGATTACGGGTTCTTACACTTTAGTCGATGAAGCAATTGGCTTAAAATTTTTACCTAGAATGGTTATTAGACATCCAAGTAATATAAAAAATCAAATTTATATTGCAACTGTTAACTGGATACTATGTATAATAACAATTAGTGTAGTCTGGTTCTTTGGTAGTTCACAAAAAATGGAGGCCGCGTATGGTTTAGCGATCACTATTACCATGCTTATGACTACTGTGCTTTTGCATGAATTCTTAAAGAAACACCTGGCTAAGGGAACAGCACTTATAATTGCCTTGTTTTTTGGTTTTATTGAGTTAATCTTTCTAATTTCAAGTTTGGTTAAGTTTATTCATGGCGGTTATGTTACGTTAACAATCATGTTGGGCATTCTTTATATTATGTGGCTTTGGTACTTTGGAAATAAACGAAGAGAACATTATGAGAAAGAAAGCGAGTATGTTTCACTTCTTGACTATCGTGATCAACTCTCTAAATTAAGCGCAGACAATACAGTACCTTTGTTCACGACTAACTTAGTGTATATGACTAAAATTAAGGGTGATTACCAAATTAAGCGTAGCACCATGTATTCTATTCTCGACAGACAACCTAAAAGAGCTAAAGTTTATTGGTTTGTTACAGTCAATGAAACCAATGCACCTTATGAAAGTAATTATACAGTTGATTTACTTGAGACGCATAATGTTGTTAACGTTCAACTTTACTTAGGGTTTAGGAAATCTCAATCCGTTAGTGTCTATTTACATCAAATTGTAAATCATCTAGTGGAACAAGGTATTTTAGAACCACAAATACCCACGTATTCAACAGAGCGACAACGGAAAGTCGGCGACTTTAAGTTTGTTATTATAAAGGAACAACCAGCAGATTTAATTGTCAATGATAAGTTAAGCTCGTTAGATAGAAGATTGATTGGCGGGCGCATCTATTTGCAGAAAATTACGGCCTCACCTATTTCATGGTATGGTTTGGAGTTTAGCAATGTCATAGAAGAAAGTTCTCCGTTATTTATTACTCAAGATCAGGATCAATACTTAATCCAAAAGAAAATTTATCATCGAGGCAGATTAAGTAAGACTGAAAAATGAGTATGCAGTAGTTTAAGTGCAACAACTAAGTTAGAAAAATTATATTTAGTTTTAGGTAGATTGTAAAATTAACCTTCAATGCATATTAATAATATTTCTAACGTTCATAATGAGTTTG comes from Lactobacillus sp. CBA3606 and encodes:
- a CDS encoding putative holin-like toxin is translated as MSVFQALSLMLLFGTFLIALLSYINKHYQ
- a CDS encoding IS30-like element ISLsa1 family transposase, whose amino-acid sequence is MGTSTLSRFQRGALAQLVNEGNKSYQVMADALGVAKATISYELDRVKPYDPELAQQDADRKRRNCGRRSMLTAALATLITNHLRLTWSPETIAAAYNLSTASIYNWLNRGWLPFKLTDLPNRNVRQHRVSENRGKFTSGTSIEQRPTTVNQRLAFGHWEVDTVLSSRSEPRSCLVTFVERKTRLLWAIKAPNRTAKALNTAFGKFMGAFGPQVKSITVDHGKEFANYQALEQDYQIKVYFCHPYSPWERGSNEYFNRRLRWFFPKKTNFSQVTTDEILAALELINQRPLKIHHQQTAIERFRACSD
- a CDS encoding recombinase family protein, with amino-acid sequence MAKIGYARVSSKEQHLDRQLAALKDVDKLFTDKLSGANINRPELQKMLAYIREGDIVLVTELDRLGRNNQDLTQIMNTIQNKGATLDVLNLPSMTGIADPNLRQLMTNLIIELYKYQAESERKRIIERQQQGIALAKQQGKYHGRKPQYTQDDPRLQHAFKLYQAGMSDVDVARNTGIKRTTFIRYRKKFNVKVDCKL
- a CDS encoding KUP/HAK/KT family potassium transporter; translated protein: MNKQLERVSFAGALVTLGIVYGDIGTSPLYVMNALIGDAGKMGNISPNYVIGSISLIFWTLMIITTLKYVVIAMQADNKREGGIFALYALVRKNSKWLIWPALIGGAAILADGTLTPAVTVTSAIEGLKKQHLGPVVFSNSQHNVLIITTVVLLVLFMIQHFGTGMIGKSFGPVMILWFGFLAVFGIVNLINYPMILKAISPYYAIRILFSPVNKVGIFILGSIFLATTGAEALYSDMGHVGKQNIYVTWPLVYSTLFLNYLGQGAWIIRHAGDTAYRNLSNLNPFYEMLPGTWRLVGILLATLAAIIASQALITGSYTLVDEAIGLKFLPRMVIRHPSNIKNQIYIATVNWILCIITISVVWFFGSSQKMEAAYGLAITITMLMTTVLLHEFLKKHLAKGTALIIALFFGFIELIFLISSLVKFIHGGYVTLTIMLGILYIMWLWYFGNKRREHYEKESEYVSLLDYRDQLSKLSADNTVPLFTTNLVYMTKIKGDYQIKRSTMYSILDRQPKRAKVYWFVTVNETNAPYESNYTVDLLETHNVVNVQLYLGFRKSQSVSVYLHQIVNHLVEQGILEPQIPTYSTERQRKVGDFKFVIIKEQPADLIVNDKLSSLDRRLIGGRIYLQKITASPISWYGLEFSNVIEESSPLFITQDQDQYLIQKKIYHRGRLSKTEK